The following proteins are encoded in a genomic region of Tenacibaculum sp. 190524A05c:
- a CDS encoding ABC-F family ATP-binding cassette domain-containing protein codes for MLNVHNLTVSFMGTDLFSGITFKLTKGDRVGLIGKNGAGKSTLLKVLSKDIESSGGTLAFDKDIKIGFLRQDIDFVQGRTILEEAYQAFEEIKEIEGKLEGINQQLAERTDYESESYNQLIVDLNELTERYELLGGYNYQGNTEKILQGLGFKREDFDKLTDTFSGGWRMRIELAKLLLQSNDILLLDEPTNHLDIESIIWLENFLKSYPGAIVLVSHDKMFLDNVTNRTIEISLGQIYDYKKPYSQYLEQRADIKEKQLQAQKNQEKEIKRTEQLIEKFRAKASKASMAQSLIKKLDKVERIEVDQDENAVMNVRFEISKEPGKIIAEAENVAKSYGDKEVLRDVNLMIERNAKVAFVGQNGQGKSTLAKMMVGEIPYEGNLKLGHNVEVGYFAQNQSEYLPPEKTVLEIVEEAANDTNRVRVRDMLGAFLFSGDTVEKKAKVLSGGERNRLALCKLLMTPFNVLIMDEPTNHLDIASKNVLKRALQNFNGTLILVSHDREFLQGLANKVYGFKDKVIKEYLGDIDYFLEQHKIDNLREAEKRTVVKEEKDTSKKEAYKLSKEQERELRKLKNRSSKIENLIADLEKEIEATDLELAQNYDEVSSRPNFFQEYKAKKAKIDDLMLEWEEVEEKIASF; via the coding sequence ATGTTAAATGTACACAACCTAACGGTATCTTTTATGGGGACAGATTTGTTCTCTGGAATAACTTTTAAATTAACTAAAGGAGATCGAGTAGGACTGATAGGAAAAAATGGAGCTGGAAAATCTACGTTATTAAAAGTTTTATCGAAAGATATTGAAAGTAGTGGAGGAACTTTAGCATTTGACAAAGACATTAAAATTGGTTTTTTACGTCAGGATATAGATTTCGTTCAAGGAAGGACTATTCTAGAAGAAGCCTATCAAGCATTTGAAGAGATAAAAGAAATTGAGGGGAAGTTAGAAGGAATTAATCAACAACTTGCTGAAAGAACTGACTATGAAAGTGAAAGCTATAACCAACTGATAGTCGATTTAAATGAATTAACAGAAAGATACGAGTTATTAGGAGGATATAATTATCAAGGAAATACCGAGAAAATATTACAAGGATTAGGTTTTAAAAGAGAAGATTTTGATAAACTAACAGATACGTTTTCTGGAGGATGGAGAATGCGAATCGAGTTAGCTAAATTATTACTTCAAAGCAATGATATTTTATTGCTGGATGAGCCTACTAACCACTTAGATATTGAATCGATTATTTGGTTAGAGAATTTCTTGAAATCTTATCCTGGGGCAATTGTTTTAGTATCGCACGATAAGATGTTTTTAGATAATGTTACAAATCGAACAATAGAGATTTCTTTAGGTCAGATTTATGATTATAAAAAACCATATTCTCAATATTTAGAGCAAAGAGCGGACATAAAAGAAAAACAACTACAAGCTCAGAAAAATCAGGAAAAAGAAATTAAACGAACCGAGCAACTAATAGAAAAATTTAGGGCAAAGGCAAGTAAAGCTTCGATGGCACAATCTCTTATTAAAAAACTGGATAAAGTTGAACGTATAGAGGTTGATCAAGATGAAAATGCTGTTATGAATGTTCGTTTTGAAATTTCAAAAGAACCAGGTAAAATTATTGCTGAAGCCGAAAATGTAGCTAAAAGTTATGGAGATAAAGAAGTGTTACGAGATGTGAACTTAATGATAGAACGTAACGCAAAAGTTGCTTTTGTAGGACAAAACGGACAAGGAAAATCTACCTTAGCTAAAATGATGGTAGGAGAGATTCCTTATGAAGGAAATCTTAAATTAGGTCACAATGTAGAAGTTGGATATTTTGCTCAAAATCAATCCGAATACTTACCACCAGAAAAGACGGTTTTAGAAATAGTTGAAGAAGCTGCAAACGATACAAATAGAGTTCGTGTTCGAGATATGCTAGGTGCTTTTTTATTTAGTGGAGATACTGTTGAAAAGAAAGCAAAAGTGTTATCAGGAGGAGAACGAAACAGACTAGCTTTATGTAAGTTATTAATGACTCCTTTTAATGTGCTAATCATGGATGAGCCCACAAACCACTTAGATATTGCGTCTAAGAATGTTTTGAAAAGAGCATTACAAAACTTCAACGGAACATTAATTTTGGTTTCTCACGACCGTGAGTTTTTACAAGGTTTAGCGAATAAAGTTTATGGTTTTAAAGATAAAGTAATCAAAGAATACCTTGGAGATATTGATTATTTCTTGGAACAACATAAAATTGATAATTTAAGAGAAGCTGAAAAACGTACAGTTGTCAAAGAAGAAAAAGATACAAGTAAAAAGGAAGCTTATAAATTATCTAAGGAGCAAGAACGAGAATTAAGAAAGTTGAAAAATAGATCTTCAAAAATTGAAAACTTAATTGCTGATCTAGAAAAAGAAATTGAAGCTACAGATTTAGAATTAGCACAGAATTATGATGAAGTTTCTTCTCGACCAAACTTTTTCCAAGAGTATAAAGCCAAGAAGGCTAAAATTGATGATTTAATGTTGGAATGGGAAGAAGTTGAAGAAAAAATAGCAAGTTTTTAA
- the gldK gene encoding gliding motility lipoprotein GldK, with product MKKVALFALILVFFYSCGSSNDRGELVGVKSKRKWFAEKPYGMVYIKGGSFTMGKQDEDPLGAMNAPTRTVTVQPFYMDETEITNSEYKQFVKWVKDSIVRTKLAYQAEFASGDELADGAKPTGIQLYAFASKDTVGESAYEKYMRENYYEVGEGLDSIKPLNWEEEIIWNKEDFPDADYVEVMDSLYLNKDEALNGIPTFNTELLNYRYYWFDNEEAARTGKNRKAFLKDKVLNVYPDTTVWIKDFNYSYNDPMHQEYFAHKAFEDYPVVGVDWFQARAFCHWRTKTKNAYQRSKKNLGLVPSFRLPTEAEWEYAARGGLDYAKYPWGGPSTTSDRGCFLANFKPVRGDYAADGALYTVEALSYNPNGFGLYNMAGNVAEWTHTAYNQMSYYMGSTMNPNVENIKNRRKIVRGGSWKDVAYFLEVGSRDWEYADTSRSYIGFRTVQDYLGTKKQ from the coding sequence ATGAAGAAAGTAGCACTATTTGCCCTAATATTAGTTTTTTTCTATAGTTGTGGATCTAGCAATGATAGAGGAGAATTAGTAGGAGTTAAGTCTAAAAGAAAATGGTTCGCAGAAAAGCCATATGGTATGGTATATATAAAAGGAGGTTCGTTTACAATGGGTAAACAAGATGAAGATCCTTTAGGAGCTATGAATGCGCCTACACGAACAGTTACTGTTCAACCATTTTACATGGACGAAACTGAGATTACAAATAGCGAGTATAAACAGTTTGTTAAGTGGGTTAAAGACTCAATAGTTAGAACTAAATTGGCTTATCAGGCCGAATTTGCTTCTGGTGATGAATTAGCAGACGGTGCAAAGCCAACAGGTATACAGTTATATGCTTTCGCTTCTAAAGATACTGTAGGTGAATCTGCATATGAGAAGTATATGAGAGAGAATTACTATGAAGTTGGAGAAGGATTAGATTCTATTAAACCTCTAAACTGGGAGGAAGAAATAATTTGGAATAAAGAAGATTTTCCAGACGCTGATTATGTTGAAGTTATGGATTCTTTATACTTAAATAAAGATGAGGCTTTAAACGGTATTCCTACTTTTAATACTGAGTTGTTGAATTACAGATATTACTGGTTCGATAATGAAGAAGCTGCAAGAACAGGAAAAAACAGAAAAGCGTTTCTTAAAGATAAGGTGTTAAATGTTTATCCAGATACTACTGTGTGGATAAAGGATTTCAATTACTCTTATAACGATCCTATGCACCAAGAATACTTTGCACACAAAGCATTCGAAGATTATCCAGTTGTAGGTGTAGATTGGTTCCAAGCAAGAGCTTTTTGTCACTGGAGAACAAAAACAAAAAATGCATATCAACGTTCAAAGAAAAACTTAGGATTAGTTCCATCATTCAGATTACCTACAGAGGCTGAATGGGAATATGCAGCTCGTGGAGGTTTAGATTATGCTAAGTATCCATGGGGAGGTCCAAGTACTACAAGTGATAGAGGTTGTTTCTTAGCAAACTTTAAACCAGTACGTGGAGACTATGCAGCGGATGGTGCATTATATACTGTTGAAGCATTATCATACAACCCTAACGGATTTGGATTATACAATATGGCAGGAAATGTTGCAGAATGGACTCATACTGCTTATAATCAAATGTCTTACTATATGGGGTCAACAATGAATCCAAATGTAGAAAACATCAAAAACCGTCGTAAAATTGTACGTGGTGGATCATGGAAAGACGTGGCATACTTTTTAGAGGTAGGTTCTCGTGACTGGGAATACGCAGATACTTCAAGAAGTTATATTGGTTTCAGAACCGTTCAAGATTATTTAGGAACCAAAAAACAATAA
- a CDS encoding FAD-binding oxidoreductase has product MKVDYIVVGLGLAGLAFVEQLEENGKSYLIFEDDSQNSSSVAGGTYNPVILKRFTPVWNGHEQLELAMPFYEKLSDKLQCNFDTKFITKKVFNSVGDENNWFTALDKPMLSHYMKPDISKGKIEGVIGDYGFGELTGTGRIDTKLLIEKYRFHLLENDKLREESFSYEDLEVSRDKIIYKDVESNRVVFSEGFGLKLNPFFNTLPLNGTKGEIITIHAPELNIDFLLKSSVFVLPLGNDHYKVGATFNWTDKTLNTTEEGKKELVDKLKKTISVPFIIVEQTAGIRPTVKDRRPLVGKHSKFPNLCVLNGLGTRGVMIAPTIAKNLFNHLENGEELDKEIDIKRFEN; this is encoded by the coding sequence ATGAAAGTTGATTATATCGTTGTTGGTTTAGGACTTGCAGGTCTGGCCTTTGTTGAGCAGTTAGAAGAAAACGGAAAGTCCTATTTAATTTTTGAAGATGACTCACAGAATTCCTCTAGTGTTGCTGGTGGAACATATAATCCAGTTATTCTAAAACGTTTTACTCCAGTTTGGAATGGTCATGAACAATTGGAACTGGCAATGCCATTTTATGAGAAATTATCAGATAAATTACAATGCAACTTCGATACAAAATTCATAACTAAGAAGGTTTTCAATTCAGTAGGAGATGAGAATAATTGGTTTACAGCATTAGATAAGCCAATGTTGTCTCATTACATGAAACCTGATATTTCAAAAGGAAAGATTGAAGGTGTAATAGGAGATTATGGTTTTGGAGAATTAACAGGTACTGGGAGAATTGATACCAAGCTACTTATTGAGAAGTATCGTTTTCATTTATTAGAGAATGATAAATTAAGAGAGGAAAGTTTCTCTTATGAAGATTTAGAGGTTTCTAGGGATAAAATTATATACAAGGATGTGGAATCTAATAGAGTGGTTTTTAGTGAGGGTTTTGGACTTAAATTAAATCCTTTTTTCAATACTTTACCATTAAATGGAACCAAAGGTGAGATTATAACCATTCATGCTCCTGAGTTAAATATTGACTTTCTATTAAAGTCATCAGTATTTGTTTTACCATTAGGAAATGACCATTACAAAGTTGGAGCAACTTTTAACTGGACAGATAAAACTTTAAATACTACAGAAGAGGGTAAAAAAGAATTGGTAGATAAATTAAAAAAGACAATATCTGTTCCTTTCATAATTGTAGAACAAACAGCGGGTATCCGCCCTACAGTGAAAGATAGAAGGCCGTTAGTTGGTAAACATTCCAAATTTCCGAATTTATGCGTTTTAAACGGTTTGGGAACACGCGGAGTTATGATAGCACCAACGATAGCTAAAAATCTCTTTAATCACCTTGAAAATGGTGAAGAATTAGATAAGGAGATTGATATTAAAAGATTCGAAAACTAA
- the gldM gene encoding gliding motility protein GldM, giving the protein MAGGKQSPRQKMINLMYLIFIAMLAMNMSKEVLSAFGLMNEKLTDANTRASEQNAKAYANLATKAAEQAKQYGEAKEKTDELKSKADDFYAYIEDLKGKMTSDVKDKKDYETMDKSKFLDEYFFVSGTITPEGKEFVSKMDEFRKASLEVLGDSELAGTVNERFSTNPVKNKDGAQLNWLNYHYEGFPLVASLTKLTQIQADVKATESDALSSLLRGELESAVSMTNYDAMVVFDKNAYYPGEKLSGKIVLGKNDPNLTAEKVVINGNDWPEDKIKAGQVILDGPAGGVGDREIKGSFFFKENDSLVEIPIQGGYSVIPRPNEAVISADKMNAVYRGLSNPMTISMPGVPSNKVSASAAGLKRVKGDSYMMRPGKGNEVTIRVTGTLPDGKKVSSNKKFRIKEIPPAVGMVRGQYGTVSMPKTSVGKIRVGAGLPDFLFDLKLNVSAFKIKVPGQVAIPVTGTTMNGRAKQAINKARRGDQITIYDIKATTSGYKLKKVLPVVIKVSN; this is encoded by the coding sequence ATGGCAGGCGGAAAACAATCTCCAAGGCAAAAGATGATTAACCTTATGTATCTTATTTTCATTGCAATGTTAGCGATGAACATGAGTAAGGAGGTATTATCAGCTTTTGGTTTGATGAATGAAAAGTTAACAGATGCAAATACTAGAGCATCTGAGCAGAATGCAAAAGCATACGCAAATTTAGCAACTAAAGCAGCTGAACAAGCTAAGCAATATGGAGAAGCTAAAGAAAAAACTGATGAGCTTAAATCTAAAGCTGACGACTTTTATGCGTATATCGAAGATTTAAAAGGAAAAATGACTTCTGACGTTAAGGATAAGAAGGACTATGAAACAATGGATAAATCTAAGTTTTTAGATGAGTATTTCTTTGTTAGTGGTACTATTACTCCTGAAGGAAAAGAATTTGTTTCTAAAATGGATGAGTTCAGAAAGGCTTCTTTAGAGGTATTAGGAGATTCTGAATTAGCAGGTACTGTAAACGAACGTTTTAGTACAAATCCTGTTAAAAACAAGGATGGAGCACAATTAAATTGGTTAAACTATCACTATGAAGGTTTCCCATTAGTTGCTTCTTTAACGAAGTTAACTCAAATTCAAGCTGATGTTAAAGCGACTGAATCTGATGCCTTATCTTCTTTATTAAGAGGTGAGTTAGAAAGTGCAGTTTCTATGACAAACTACGATGCAATGGTAGTTTTTGATAAAAACGCTTACTATCCTGGAGAGAAATTATCTGGTAAGATTGTACTAGGTAAAAATGATCCAAATTTAACAGCAGAAAAAGTTGTTATCAATGGTAATGATTGGCCAGAAGATAAAATTAAAGCAGGTCAGGTTATTTTAGATGGTCCAGCAGGTGGAGTTGGAGATAGAGAAATTAAAGGTTCTTTCTTCTTTAAAGAGAATGATTCTTTAGTAGAAATTCCAATCCAAGGTGGATATTCTGTAATTCCAAGACCAAACGAAGCAGTAATTTCTGCGGATAAGATGAATGCGGTTTACCGTGGTTTATCTAACCCAATGACAATCTCTATGCCTGGAGTTCCTTCTAACAAAGTTTCAGCTTCTGCTGCAGGACTTAAAAGAGTTAAAGGAGATAGCTATATGATGAGACCAGGTAAAGGTAACGAAGTAACAATTAGAGTTACAGGAACATTACCTGATGGAAAGAAAGTTAGTTCTAATAAGAAATTTAGAATTAAAGAGATCCCACCAGCTGTGGGAATGGTTAGAGGTCAGTATGGTACAGTTTCTATGCCTAAAACAAGTGTAGGTAAAATTAGAGTTGGTGCAGGTTTACCAGACTTCTTATTTGATTTAAAATTAAATGTATCGGCTTTTAAAATAAAAGTTCCTGGTCAAGTTGCAATTCCTGTTACCGGTACTACTATGAATGGTAGAGCTAAGCAGGCAATTAATAAAGCTAGAAGAGGAGATCAAATTACGATTTACGATATTAAAGCTACAACTTCTGGATATAAACTTAAGAAAGTATTACCAGTAGTTATTAAAGTTTCAAACTAA
- the gldL gene encoding gliding motility protein GldL, translated as MAQSKSTKRLFNMAYGLGAAVVILGALFKIMHFKIGPLTGGVMLTIGMAVEAIVFALSAFEPVEDELDWTKVYPELADGTSTGRGGKKEASPEEAQSLLSKKLDDILKEAKLDAQLVSRLGSSIKDFQGAVEPLASASQSISATNTYNEQMSKAAAQMASLNTLYQTQVENASKQADLNTAMVENSQRLQEQMQSLATNLSSLNGVYGGMLSAMSTK; from the coding sequence ATGGCACAATCAAAATCAACTAAGAGATTATTTAACATGGCTTATGGTTTAGGAGCAGCAGTTGTAATCCTAGGAGCATTATTTAAAATCATGCACTTTAAGATTGGACCTTTAACAGGAGGTGTAATGTTAACGATAGGTATGGCTGTGGAAGCGATCGTATTCGCATTATCTGCTTTCGAACCAGTTGAAGACGAGTTAGATTGGACAAAAGTTTATCCTGAATTAGCTGATGGAACATCTACAGGTAGAGGTGGTAAAAAAGAAGCTTCACCAGAAGAAGCTCAGTCTTTATTATCTAAAAAGTTAGATGATATCTTGAAAGAAGCTAAGTTAGATGCACAATTAGTATCTAGATTAGGATCTAGTATTAAAGATTTCCAAGGAGCTGTAGAGCCATTAGCATCTGCATCTCAGTCTATTTCTGCTACTAACACTTATAACGAACAAATGTCTAAAGCAGCGGCACAAATGGCTTCTTTAAACACTTTATATCAAACACAAGTAGAGAATGCTTCTAAGCAAGCTGATTTAAATACAGCAATGGTAGAAAATTCTCAACGTTTACAAGAGCAAATGCAATCTTTAGCAACAAACTTATCTTCGTTAAACGGAGTATATGGTGGAATGTTATCTGCAATGAGCACAAAGTAA
- a CDS encoding 1-aminocyclopropane-1-carboxylate deaminase/D-cysteine desulfhydrase: protein MLSNLPEFNLNVENQQIRLPILEECDVELWIKREDKIHDQISGNKFRKLKYNIKEAQKLQKKTILTFGGAYSNHILAVAAAGKLNGIETIGIIRGEELAKNLEKTLATNSTLAQAKAYGMKFEFISREAYRNKNTSEFLDSLKQKFGDFYLVPEGGTNQLAIKGCEEILTIEDEKFDYICVAVGTGGTISGLINSIQNHQEILGFPALKGDFLQEEIKQLIRNQNTWSLINEYHFGGYGKFNSELIRFMNEFKAETKVLLDPIYTGKMLFGILDLIKRNKFSKGAKILAIHTGGIQGIDGFNQKLRKKQLDIISL from the coding sequence ATGTTGAGTAATTTACCAGAGTTTAATTTAAATGTAGAAAACCAGCAAATAAGACTTCCTATATTGGAGGAGTGTGATGTTGAGTTATGGATTAAAAGAGAAGACAAAATTCATGATCAAATCTCTGGGAATAAATTTAGAAAGTTAAAATACAACATTAAGGAAGCTCAAAAACTACAAAAGAAAACAATACTAACTTTTGGAGGAGCATATTCTAACCATATTTTAGCTGTTGCTGCAGCAGGAAAACTCAATGGAATTGAAACTATCGGAATCATTAGAGGGGAAGAATTAGCTAAAAATTTAGAGAAAACACTTGCTACTAATTCTACATTAGCTCAGGCTAAAGCTTATGGAATGAAATTTGAATTTATTTCTAGAGAGGCCTATCGAAATAAAAACACAAGTGAGTTTCTAGATAGTTTAAAACAGAAGTTTGGAGATTTTTATTTAGTTCCAGAAGGAGGAACTAACCAACTGGCAATTAAAGGTTGTGAAGAAATCTTAACTATTGAAGATGAAAAATTCGATTATATTTGCGTGGCTGTAGGTACTGGAGGAACAATTTCTGGACTTATTAATTCAATCCAAAATCATCAAGAAATATTAGGCTTTCCAGCTTTAAAAGGTGATTTTTTACAGGAAGAGATAAAGCAATTAATAAGAAATCAGAATACTTGGAGTTTGATAAATGAATATCATTTTGGTGGATACGGGAAATTTAATTCCGAATTAATCCGTTTTATGAATGAATTCAAAGCAGAAACAAAAGTCTTATTAGATCCTATTTATACTGGGAAAATGTTGTTTGGTATTTTAGATTTAATTAAAAGAAATAAGTTTTCAAAAGGTGCCAAAATTTTAGCTATTCATACTGGAGGGATTCAAGGTATTGATGGCTTCAATCAAAAATTAAGGAAAAAACAATTAGACATAATTAGCTTGTAA
- a CDS encoding DUF983 domain-containing protein, with translation MLGKGNKLYSILNNKCPRCHEGDFFKHKASFNVKKVTELHENCSHCKLKYMMEPSFFFGAMYVNYALAVALFVTVFIISKVFLNFDILTSFIAVIVVSLLLTPFTLRLSRIIWINLFVSYKKKEEIKQES, from the coding sequence ATGTTGGGTAAAGGAAACAAATTGTACAGCATTCTTAACAACAAATGCCCCAGATGCCACGAAGGAGATTTTTTCAAACACAAAGCTTCTTTCAACGTAAAAAAAGTAACAGAACTTCATGAAAACTGTTCTCACTGCAAATTAAAATACATGATGGAACCTTCTTTTTTCTTTGGTGCCATGTACGTAAATTATGCTTTAGCTGTGGCTCTTTTTGTTACTGTTTTTATTATTTCTAAAGTGTTTTTAAACTTTGATATTCTAACTAGTTTTATAGCTGTAATTGTAGTTTCATTGCTACTTACACCGTTTACATTAAGACTTTCAAGAATTATCTGGATTAACCTATTTGTTAGTTACAAGAAGAAGGAAGAGATTAAGCAAGAATCTTAA
- the gldN gene encoding gliding motility protein GldN, with the protein MNWKRFYMVIMAVATTYVGTAQVNLLNANKVEEIGVKSQQEIELDAAADKPLPYGYISDRDVLWSKVVWEYVDLNQKINLPYYYPIDTVNTSNTRRSLFDTLLKGIKTGKITEVYQDSYFTTKIGMKEIEEMTKSTREIDGGEEQGGYTDEYFVKSEHIKGYLIKGIWYFDKRQGELKYRMLAISPMGPDVQVMGVEEIDDKDSVYELFWVFFPDAREVLHESKVFNPKNSAHPISYDNLLNARRFNATVVKEENLYGDRKIADYIRGNSLFQLLEADRIKEGIRDREMDMWNY; encoded by the coding sequence ATGAATTGGAAGCGTTTTTATATGGTTATTATGGCAGTGGCTACTACATATGTAGGTACAGCTCAAGTCAATCTATTAAATGCTAATAAAGTAGAGGAGATTGGAGTAAAGTCTCAACAAGAGATTGAGTTAGATGCTGCTGCAGACAAACCTTTACCTTATGGATACATTAGTGACAGAGATGTCCTATGGTCTAAGGTGGTTTGGGAGTATGTAGATCTAAACCAAAAGATCAACTTACCATACTATTATCCAATTGATACAGTGAATACTTCTAATACAAGACGTTCATTGTTCGATACACTGTTAAAAGGAATTAAAACAGGGAAAATTACGGAAGTATATCAGGATTCTTATTTTACTACTAAAATTGGTATGAAGGAAATCGAAGAGATGACCAAGAGTACTAGAGAAATTGATGGTGGTGAAGAACAAGGAGGATATACTGATGAATATTTTGTGAAGTCGGAGCATATTAAAGGTTATCTAATCAAGGGAATATGGTACTTCGATAAGCGACAAGGTGAATTAAAGTATAGAATGTTAGCAATTTCGCCTATGGGACCTGATGTACAGGTAATGGGAGTTGAAGAGATTGATGATAAAGACAGTGTTTACGAATTGTTCTGGGTTTTCTTCCCGGATGCGAGAGAAGTATTACATGAATCTAAAGTTTTCAATCCTAAGAATTCTGCTCACCCAATTTCTTATGACAACTTATTAAACGCTCGTCGTTTTAATGCAACAGTTGTTAAAGAAGAAAACTTATATGGTGATAGAAAGATTGCTGATTATATTAGAGGGAATTCATTATTCCAATTATTAGAAGCAGATAGAATTAAAGAAGGAATACGTGACCGTGAAATGGACATGTGGAACTACTAA
- a CDS encoding winged helix-turn-helix domain-containing protein, producing MNKLLFGVLFCTLLLLSCEQKKSDFSEKVKVSLRNVGHQLLLSQKDSTSLVLPVQQLQEDQYKMSFQNNLQIEPSELVTIINSNFKKADLPAKYRVEVKNCASEEIAYSFEMILNEEKSIIPCSGRNLPNSCYVITVHFTSEKGKGLTPIYIFVSLLFTLLIVIVVWYLNKKTENPNSKDSGTQKLGAFLFYPDQNKLVKQAVEIPLSKKECEILSIFISRPNEIIKREELTKKVWEDNGVFVGRSLDTYISKIRKKIKEDTSIRLTNVHGVGYKLEVD from the coding sequence ATGAACAAATTACTTTTTGGTGTACTTTTTTGCACCCTCTTATTACTTTCCTGTGAGCAAAAAAAATCTGATTTTTCAGAAAAAGTAAAGGTGTCACTTAGAAATGTCGGGCATCAATTATTGCTTTCTCAAAAAGATTCTACATCACTTGTTTTACCTGTGCAGCAATTACAGGAAGATCAGTATAAAATGTCATTCCAAAATAATTTGCAGATAGAACCAAGTGAATTGGTAACCATTATAAATAGCAATTTTAAAAAGGCAGATTTACCGGCAAAATATAGAGTAGAAGTTAAAAACTGTGCGAGTGAAGAAATAGCTTACAGTTTTGAAATGATTCTTAATGAAGAAAAGTCAATAATTCCTTGTAGTGGAAGAAATTTACCCAATAGTTGTTATGTGATTACCGTACATTTTACTTCAGAGAAAGGAAAAGGGTTAACCCCAATTTATATTTTCGTTTCATTGTTGTTTACTTTGTTAATAGTAATTGTAGTATGGTATCTGAACAAGAAAACCGAAAATCCAAATAGCAAAGATTCAGGAACACAAAAGCTAGGAGCGTTTTTATTTTATCCTGATCAAAATAAATTGGTAAAACAGGCCGTTGAAATACCTTTGTCTAAAAAAGAATGTGAGATACTATCGATATTTATTTCAAGGCCAAATGAAATAATAAAACGGGAAGAGCTAACAAAAAAAGTTTGGGAAGATAATGGAGTTTTTGTGGGAAGAAGTTTAGATACGTATATTTCGAAAATTCGAAAAAAAATAAAAGAAGATACTTCAATACGATTAACAAATGTCCATGGTGTTGGTTATAAGTTAGAAGTAGATTAG
- a CDS encoding glucosaminidase domain-containing protein has product MKLRVVIFSVLVMLLSSCGSKKQVVTQPTQKPIVVTAPRKDKKVDIPEVKPKKTTKKTVSTITATTQEYIEKFAPIAVREMHKYKIPASITLAQGILESGSGRSPLAIRSNNHFGIKCHKGWKGKSVTHDDDEIGECFRKYQHPETSYEDHSQFLVSRKRYAGLFRLNPTDYKGWAYGLKRAGYATDRKYPVKLIALIKKYNLDKYDRSTKTKTVAKSYKEEKNNNKKTNFYYKVVKGDTLYSIARKFNTSVSKLKSLNKLRNNTISIGQELILK; this is encoded by the coding sequence ATGAAGTTGAGAGTAGTAATTTTTAGTGTATTAGTAATGCTTTTATCAAGCTGTGGTTCAAAAAAGCAAGTGGTAACTCAACCTACACAAAAACCAATTGTAGTAACAGCACCAAGAAAGGATAAAAAGGTTGATATTCCTGAAGTAAAACCAAAAAAGACTACCAAGAAAACTGTATCAACAATAACAGCTACAACTCAAGAATATATCGAAAAGTTTGCGCCAATTGCAGTAAGAGAAATGCATAAATACAAAATTCCGGCAAGTATAACTTTGGCTCAAGGAATTTTGGAATCTGGTAGTGGTAGAAGTCCATTAGCAATTAGATCAAATAATCATTTTGGAATTAAATGCCATAAAGGCTGGAAAGGTAAAAGTGTTACTCATGATGATGATGAAATTGGTGAATGTTTTAGAAAGTATCAACATCCTGAAACTTCATATGAAGATCATTCGCAATTTTTAGTCTCAAGAAAAAGATATGCAGGGTTATTTAGATTAAACCCTACTGACTATAAAGGTTGGGCATATGGATTAAAAAGAGCGGGATATGCAACGGATAGAAAATATCCAGTCAAATTAATTGCTTTGATTAAGAAGTATAACTTGGATAAATATGATAGATCAACAAAGACCAAAACGGTTGCTAAAAGTTATAAAGAAGAGAAGAATAACAATAAGAAAACAAACTTCTATTACAAGGTAGTAAAAGGAGATACATTATATTCTATCGCTAGAAAATTCAATACTTCGGTATCAAAATTAAAAAGCCTAAATAAGCTTCGAAATAATACAATAAGTATCGGTCAAGAATTGATATTAAAATAA